A window of the Anoplopoma fimbria isolate UVic2021 breed Golden Eagle Sablefish chromosome 17, Afim_UVic_2022, whole genome shotgun sequence genome harbors these coding sequences:
- the LOC129105503 gene encoding RNA-binding protein 5-like, with product MGADKRLSRGERSGRYGSDGRREDPEWQERRSRDVERDYDRRWGDDRHRERFDERRDSPERGRKRRNSDRSDDEYDADYPDQDYKMEQEEEESKTIMLRGLSLHVTEDDIRSALEQLQGPQPVDIRLMKKRTGISRGFAFVEFYHLQDSTRWMETNQNKLVIQGKSIAVHYSNRRQKFENWLCNACGLYNFRKRLKCFRCGAAKVDGESPGLSGLNAESQQPGDYNGDTIILRNIAPLSTVDGILNILAPYANLSAGNIRLIKDKQTGQNRGFAFVQLSSPLEASQLLTILQSLQPPLKLDGKTIGVDYAKSARKDSAQPEGIRASALSVASTAIAAAQWSSSQLQQGSATTSDYIALPDVYAQQTQNYQVWQPEALAPVTGDGLLGAAPGMKTLIPTAAGVVISQTPQVYQPVIISQPAIQLVRAVDAAQQMAGVCTAPLVTPAASTVAAVVCAAQTVNTTASPDTSTYQYDESSGYYYDPQTGLYYDPSSQYYYNSETQQYLYWDSEKETYIPAPAESDTSSANSSSAANSKEPKEKKEKPKSKSAQQIAKDMERWAKTLNKQKESFKSSFQGFGPSKEEEKRESAAADAGFFLFEKKQMGGFEVPPFMIEQFKITEQESSAKSGLVAAYNGDSDPEEGGSDRATDEEGKITDWNRMVCLLCRRQFPNRDALLRHQQLSDLHKQNLEIQRRSKLTEAELEELERKETELKYRDRAAERREKYGVPEPPAPKKKFYQPPTPTVNYEQPTKDGLTSDNIGNKMLQAMGWKEGKGLGRHQQGITAPISASLRTKGTGLGIKGSSYELSASDTYKDAVRKAMFARFTEIE from the exons ATGGGAGCTGATAAAAG GCTTAGTCGAGGTGAACGTAGTGGAAGATATGGATCggatgggaggagagaagatCCAGAATGGCAAGAAAGACGGAGTAGAGATGTGGAGAGGGATTATGACCGACGGTGGGGCGATGACAGACACCGAGAACGCTTTGACGAGCGCAGAGACAGTCCAGAG AGGGGCAGAAAACGGCGCAATAGTGACAGATCTGATGATGAATACGATGCGGATTATCCAGACCAGGACTATAAaatggagcaggaggaggaggagagcaagaCTATAATGCTGAGgggtctctctcttcatgtcacAGAGGATGAC ATCCGCTCAGCCCTTGAGCAGCTACAGGGGCCCCAACCTGTGGACATTCGCTTGATGAAGAAAAGGACAG GTATAAGCCGAGGTTTCGCCTTCGTGGAGTTTTATCACTTGCAAGATTCTACCCGATGGATGGAGACCAATCAG AACAAGTTGGTGATCCAGGGGAAGAGCATTGCGGTGCACTACAGCAACAGGAGACAGAAGTTTGAAAACTGGCTTTGCAACGCA TGTGGCCTTTACAATTTCCGGAAGAGGCTGAAGTGTTTCAGGTGTGGAGCAGCCAAAGTTG ATGGGGAGTCACCAGGACTCAGTGGTTTAAATGCTGAGTCTCAACAGCCAGGAGATTACAATGGAGACA caATCATTTTGAGAAACATTGCCCCTCTTTCAACTGTTGATGGAATTCTGAACATTTTGGCCCCCTATGCCAACCTGTCAGCGGGCAACATCCGCCTCATCAAAGACAAGCAAACGGGACAGAATAGAGGCTTTGCCTTTGTTCAGCTCTCATCTCCCTTG GAGGCTTCTCAGCTGCTCACTATTCTCCAGAGCCTTCAGCCACCTCTAAAACTGGATGGAAAAACAATTGGTGTGGATTATGCCAAGAGTGCTAGGAA AGACTCGGCTCAGCCTGAAGGGATCAGAGCAAGTGCTCTCTCTGTCGCCAGCACAGCCATTGCTGCCGCTCAGTGGTCATCCAGCCAG TTACAGCAAGGTTCTGCTACAACCTCTGACTACATTGCCCTTCCAGATGTCTATGCACAGCAAACACAG AATTATCAAGTATGGCAGCCTGAAGCATTGGCTCCTGTCACTGGAGATGGATTACTGGGAG CTGCTCCAGGAATGAAGACGTTGATCCCTACAGCCGCAGGTGTGGTCATATCCCAGACGCCTCAGGTTTACCAACCTGTCATTATCAGCCAGCCTGCCATACAG TTAGTGAGGGCGGTTGATGCAGCACAACAGATGGCTGGTGTTTGCACTGCACCGCTGGTAACACCAGCAGCTTCCACTGTTGCAGCTGTCGTCTGTGCGGCCCAGACTGTAAACACGACAG CTTCCCCTGACACCTCCACATACCAGTATGATGAGTCTTCAGGGTACTATTATGATCCACAGACCGGCCTGTACTATGATCCCAGCAGCCAA TACTACTATAACTCGGAGACTCAGCAGTACCTCTACTGGGACAGTGAGAAGGAGACCTACATCCCTGCACCGGCTGAATCAGACACAAGCTCAGCCAACAGTTCCTCAGCCGCAAACAGTAAAGagcccaaagagaaaaaagagaagccCAAAAGCAAGTCTGCACAGCAG ATTGCAAAGGACATGGAACGATGGGCAAAAACCTTAAATAAGCAAAAAGAAAGTTTCAAGAGCAGTTTCCAAGGCTTTGGACCATccaaggaggaagaaaagagagagtctGCAGCTGCCGATGCGGGCTTCTTCCTCTTTGAGAAAAAG CAAATGGGAGGTTTTGAGGTGCCACCTTTCATGATTGAACAATTCAAAATCACAGAGCAGGAGTCTTCAGCTAAG AGCGGCCTGGTTGCTGCTTACAACGGAGACAGTGACCCAGAGGAGGGCGGCTCAGATAGAGCAACAGATGAGGAGGGAAAAATAACAGACTGGAACAGGATGGTTTGTCTGCTCTGTCGACGGCAGTTCCCCAACAGGGACGCTCTGCTGCGTCACCAGCAACTCTCTGACCTCCACAAG CAAAACTTGGAAATTCAGAGAAGATCAAAACTCACAGAagctgagctggaggagctggagaggaaggAAACTGAG CTGAAATACAgagacagagctgcagagagaagggagaaaTACGGGGTTCCTGAACCTCCTGCACCCAAGAAGAAATTCTATCAACCACCAACTCCAACAGT AAACTATGAACAGCCCACCAAAGACGGCCTCACAAGTGATAACATCGGAAACAAAATGTTGCAGGCGATGGGCTGGAAGGAAGGCAAAGGTCTGGGCCGCCACCAACAGGGCATCACCGCTCCCATCTCG GCTTCATTAAGGACCAAAGGCACAGGCTTGGGTATTAAAGGAAGCTCATATGAACTCTCAGCATCGGACACCTACAAGGATGCCGTTCGAAAGGCCATGTTTGCACGCTTCACTGAGATAGAGTGA
- the emc3 gene encoding ER membrane protein complex subunit 3 yields MAEPELLLDSNIRLWVVLPIVFITFLVGVIRHYVSILLQSDKKLTLEQVSDSQVLIRSRILRENGKYIPKQSFLMRKFYFNNQEDGFFKKTKRKVVPPSPMTDPSMLTDMMKGNVTNVLPMILIGGWINWTFSGFVTTKVPFPLTLRFKPMLQQGVELLSLDASWVSSASWYFLNVFGLRSMYSLILGQDNGADQSRIMQEQMSGAAMAMPADTNKAFKAEWEALELTDHQWALDSVEEDLMSRELDFDGMFSKELPTGIF; encoded by the exons ATGGCTGAGCCGGAGCTTCTGCTGGACTCTAATATCCGACTTTGGGTGGTGTTACCCATCGTCTTCATCACGTTTCTTGTCGGGGTGATACGGCATTATGTATCCATTCTTCTACAAAGTGACAAGAAGTTGACGTTAGAACAGGTTTCTGACAG CCAGGTTCTTATTCGGAGCAGAATCCtcagagaaaatggaaaatacatCCCCAAACAG tcttttttgATGAGGAAGTTCTACTTCAATAATCAAGAAGATGGATTTTTCAAGAAGACCAAAAGAAAGGTTGTTCCACCATCTCCAATGACAG ATCCCAGCATGCTGACAGACATGATGAAAGGAAATGTCACCAATGTTCTTCCCATGATTCTCATTGGAGGCTGGATCAACTGGACCTTTTCAGGATTTGTCACAA CTAAGGTTCCCTTCCCTCTCACTCTGCGCTTCAAGCCCATGCTTCAGCAAGGAGTAGAGCTGCTCTCACTGGATGCCTCCTG GGTGAGCTCAGCGTCATGGTATTTCCTGAACGTGTTTGGACTACGAAGCATGTACTCATTAATTCTAGGCCAAGATAACG GTGCCGATCAGTCAAGGATCATGCAGGAGCAGATGAGTGGTGCCGCCATGGCCATGCCTGCTGATACAAATAAAGCTTTCAAG GCTGAATGGGAGGCTCTGGAACTGACGGATCATCAGTGGGCGCTGGACAGTGTAGAGGAGGATCTGATGAGCAGAGAGCTGGACTTTGATGGGATGTTTAGCAAAGAGCTGCCAACTGGCATCTTCTGA